The Polaribacter sp. MED152 region AATAAATTACGAATTGCTGTAATTAGATGATAAACAACAGCAATTGGGAACAATAAAAATCGAAGAAATTTCATTGCAGTAAAAATACATTAAAAATGTTAACTTTGATTTTCAATAATTTGATAAATGACTATTAAAGACGTTACAAATCACATAGAAGAATTAGCCCCATTAGCCTATGCTGAATCTTTTGATAATGTAGGATTATTACTAGGAAATTATAATACAGAAGTAACTGGAGTACTGGTAACTTTAGACACATTAGAAGATACAATAAATGAAGCCATTGCTAAAAACTGTAATCTAATTGTTAGTTTTCATCCTATTATTTTTGGAGGATTAAAGAAAATAAATGGCAATTCTTATGTAGAAAGAGTAGTTCTTAAAGCCATTAAAAATGACATTGCCATTTATGCTACTCATACAGCTTTAGATAATTCTAAACATGGAGTATCAGCTAAAATGTGTGAAGTTCTAGGTCTACAAAACACTAAGGTTCTAATACCTAAAAAAGGAATTATTAAGCAATTAAATACCTATGTACCAGAAGAAAAAGCTAATGAGGTTAGAGAAGCCCTTTTTAAGGTGAATCAAAATAATATTGGTAATTACGATAGTTGTTCCTTTAGTAATTTAGGAGAAGGTACTTTTAAGGGAAATGAAAACTCTAACCCCACTTATGGTGAAAAGGGCAAATTGCATTCTGAAAAAGAAACCAAAATATCTATTGTCTTTCAAAGTAAAGACGAAAAAACGATACTAAATGCTTTGAAACAAAATCATCCTTATGAAGAAGTAGCTTACGAAATTGTATCTACAGAAAATGTTCACGAAAACATTGGAATGGGTATGGTTGGCGAATTAAAAACTGAAATGGATGAACAAGCATTTTTGAATTACCTCAAAAAGACGATGCAAACAGATTGTGTTAGACACTCAGAATTACTTTCTAAAAAAATAAAAACAGTAGCTGTTTTAGGTGGCTCAGGAAGTTTTGCTATAGAGAATGCAAAGAGTGTTGGAGCAGATGCCTACGTAAGTGCAGATTTTAAATATCATGAGTTTTTTAGAGCCGAAAAGAAGATACTTTTGGCAGATATTGGGCATTATGAGAGTGAACAATTTACAAAAAACCTTTTGGTTGATTATCTTACAAAAAAATTTAGTAATTTTGCAATCATTTTATCAGAAAAAAGTACAAATCCTATACATTATATATAAACATGGCAAAGAAGAAAGAAGTTTCGGTTGAAGAAAAATTAAGAGCTTTATATGATTTACAATTAATAGACTCTAGAATTGACGAAATTAGAAACGTAAGAGGAGAATTACCTTTAGAAGTTGAAGATTTAGAAGATGAAGTTGCTGGTTTAAATACACGTATTTCTAATTTAGAAAAAGATGTTTCTAGCTTAGAAACAGATATTAACAATAAAAAGTTAGCCATTGATGAGTCTAAATCATTAATGAAAAAATACGAAGAGCAACAACAGAAAGTTAGAAATAACAGAGAGTTTGATTCTTTATCTAAAGAAATCGAATTTCAAGACTTAGAAATTCAATTAGCAGACAAAAGAATTAACGAGTTTAAAGCAAAAATTGCTCAGAAATTAGAAGTTATTGATGCTACTAAAGAAAAATTAGCAAAGCAAGAACAACATTTAGGACACAAAAAGTCTGAATTAGATGCAATTTTAAAGGAAACTGAAAAAGAAGAATCTCTTTTAATTGAAAAATCGAAAGAGTTTGGTGAGTCTTTAGACAAGCATTTATATTCTGCTTACAATAGAATTAGAACTAAAGTTAAAAATGGTTTAGCTGTAGTAGCCATAGAACGCGGTGCTTCTGGTGGTTCTTATTTTACAATTCCGCCTCAAGTTCAATTAGAAATTGCGAATAGAAAGAAGATTACAATTGACGAACACAGTGGACGTATCTTAGTAGATGCAGCATTAGCTGAAGAAGAAAAAGAAAAAATGGATAAGTTATTTTCTTAGTCTTAGTTTAATATATTTATAAAAAAACTCGAAGCGCTTGCTTCGAGTTTTTTTGTATTTCATTTTTTATAAAATTAGAAATCTAACTTTCTTAGATAGTCCATCTTTAAGTTCCAAATAGCTAAATCTTTCCTATACTTCTCTACTTGGTTTTTTACATTTTTAACTAAAGGATTATCATCTGTAGCATTAGAGAAAAACCCTAAATTATTCTCTAATTGTTGAATTTCTTTATTAATTTCATCCTGCTTTTTACGAATAAATTGCTGTTCTGAAACCAGTTTTCTTGTATCATTATCTGCTAAATAAGAATCAATAAGATTAGTAAACTTCAACATTGCTACTTCTTCTTTATCTAATGATAAATTTTCGAGCATTTTATCTACCTGCTTATTAAACTTTTCTTTAAGGTTGCCAGAATTTTTAGGTAAGCTTCCTAAATCTCTCCATTTATCAATCGCTTCTAAAACCTCTTCTTTAGATTCTTTTTTAGTTTCCTTTAAATTTTCTAAAAACGCTTTCTTTGCTGTAATTACTTTTTCTTGCTCTTTGCTAACAGCATTCTTTTGGTTATTTAAACGATCAAAATAATGATTACATGCACTTTTAAATTTTTTCCAAATATCATCAGAAAACTTTCGAGGAACATGACCAATTTTTTTCCAATCTGCTTGAATTTTTTTCATTGCATTTGTAGCCATTTGCCAATCTTCACTATCCTTAAAAGATTCTGCAATTTCTATTAATGCCATTTTTTTCTTTAAATTCTCTTGCTGCTCATTTTTTTCTCGTTTATAAAAAGTATTTTTTGCAGTATTAAATTTTTTGGTAGCTTCTTTAAATTTCTGCCAAACTTCCTCACTTTTATTATAAGGCAATTTACCAGCTTTAAAGTACTCTTGTCTTAATTTTTCTACCTCCTTTATACTTTTTTGCCAATCATTATGAGTTTTATTAGAAGACGTGTCATAAGCATTCAGCTTTTTTATTACCTCATGCTTCTTTTCTACAATTTCTTGGAACTTAGAACGCATTTCTTTAAAATATTCATGTCTTCTATCATGAATTTTCTTAGTAGCATCACTAAATTTCTGCCAAATTTCTTCACGCATTTCTTTAGCTACAGGCCCAATATCTTCTTTCCAGCTCTTATGTAATTCTTGTAATTCTTTAGAAGCGTAATTTACATCCTCTTCATTCGCCAAAGCTTTGGCTTTTTCTATAATCTTTAACTTCTCTTCTAAATTGTATTTAAAGTCTAGGTCTCTTAAATCGTTACTTAGATTTAAAAGATCGTAAAAGCGTTCTACATGATGATGATAAGTTTTCCAAGTATCATTATAATGCGACTTTGGCACAGGTCCAATAGCTCTCCATTTATCTTGAATGGCTTTAAATTCTTTATACATTGTTGTAGAATCTGCATTCTCAATCAAAGATTTTAAACTATCAATTACATCATTTCTTTTGTCTAAATTCTGATTTAATTGAGTATCAATTTCTTTATAATAAGCATCTCTACGTTTTTTATAATCAAAAAGCAGCTCATTATATTCTGACTTTAAAGGACTAGAAAATTTAAAATCGATTGAATTACCTCCTTCTTCTAAAAATTTTGCTTTTTTCTGAGCTAAAAGGGCTCCAAATTTCTTGTTGAATTCACTTTTAATGTTTTCTACAGCTGTTTTAACTGACTGAACAGGATTGTTATTCAAAACTGTTTTAAAGCTAACCAATAACTCCTCTAAGCTTTTATCTGAATAATTCTCTACTGGAATTTCTTTTTCATCTGCTTGATTAGGGGTTGCTTCTTCATTAGCACTTTCTACTGGAGTAACGTTGCTCTCAGAATTACTTTCTGTTTTAGATTCTTCTGAATT contains the following coding sequences:
- a CDS encoding Nif3-like dinuclear metal center hexameric protein translates to MTIKDVTNHIEELAPLAYAESFDNVGLLLGNYNTEVTGVLVTLDTLEDTINEAIAKNCNLIVSFHPIIFGGLKKINGNSYVERVVLKAIKNDIAIYATHTALDNSKHGVSAKMCEVLGLQNTKVLIPKKGIIKQLNTYVPEEKANEVREALFKVNQNNIGNYDSCSFSNLGEGTFKGNENSNPTYGEKGKLHSEKETKISIVFQSKDEKTILNALKQNHPYEEVAYEIVSTENVHENIGMGMVGELKTEMDEQAFLNYLKKTMQTDCVRHSELLSKKIKTVAVLGGSGSFAIENAKSVGADAYVSADFKYHEFFRAEKKILLADIGHYESEQFTKNLLVDYLTKKFSNFAIILSEKSTNPIHYI
- a CDS encoding zinc ribbon domain-containing protein, whose protein sequence is MAKKKEVSVEEKLRALYDLQLIDSRIDEIRNVRGELPLEVEDLEDEVAGLNTRISNLEKDVSSLETDINNKKLAIDESKSLMKKYEEQQQKVRNNREFDSLSKEIEFQDLEIQLADKRINEFKAKIAQKLEVIDATKEKLAKQEQHLGHKKSELDAILKETEKEESLLIEKSKEFGESLDKHLYSAYNRIRTKVKNGLAVVAIERGASGGSYFTIPPQVQLEIANRKKITIDEHSGRILVDAALAEEEKEKMDKLFS
- a CDS encoding DUF349 domain-containing protein codes for the protein MLDNQEKVVQDENVVNSEESKTESNSESNVTPVESANEEATPNQADEKEIPVENYSDKSLEELLVSFKTVLNNNPVQSVKTAVENIKSEFNKKFGALLAQKKAKFLEEGGNSIDFKFSSPLKSEYNELLFDYKKRRDAYYKEIDTQLNQNLDKRNDVIDSLKSLIENADSTTMYKEFKAIQDKWRAIGPVPKSHYNDTWKTYHHHVERFYDLLNLSNDLRDLDFKYNLEEKLKIIEKAKALANEEDVNYASKELQELHKSWKEDIGPVAKEMREEIWQKFSDATKKIHDRRHEYFKEMRSKFQEIVEKKHEVIKKLNAYDTSSNKTHNDWQKSIKEVEKLRQEYFKAGKLPYNKSEEVWQKFKEATKKFNTAKNTFYKREKNEQQENLKKKMALIEIAESFKDSEDWQMATNAMKKIQADWKKIGHVPRKFSDDIWKKFKSACNHYFDRLNNQKNAVSKEQEKVITAKKAFLENLKETKKESKEEVLEAIDKWRDLGSLPKNSGNLKEKFNKQVDKMLENLSLDKEEVAMLKFTNLIDSYLADNDTRKLVSEQQFIRKKQDEINKEIQQLENNLGFFSNATDDNPLVKNVKNQVEKYRKDLAIWNLKMDYLRKLDF